The Desulfobacterales bacterium DNA segment TAGACATAACAACTCGTCATTGCCTTTTGCCACAGCCGCCCGGCATCAAGTCGGGACAAACTGCGGCGGGAATCCGGTATTCTTAAGAGCATTTCTGGATTCCGGCTCTCCTCCCGCAGGGCGGGGTGCGGCCGGAATGACATATATAATTGCCTGGTAAAAATAGCAGTCACATCGGCAGAAAAGCGGCCTTGCTTTAGGAGGCCATCCACAAAGTGCTATTTGTTTCGGTCCCGCCGCGCCATCGCCCGGTCAAGGTTTCGGCGCGCATTGACATTGTCCGGCGTAATTCGCAACACTTCTTTAAAGTGCAGAATCGCCTCGTCTATATTTCCAATGCGCATCAGCGCCGCCGCCAAATTGTTGTGGGCTTCAAAAAAATCAGGGTCACTCCTTATCGCTTCGTTATAATGCGCGACCGCTTCATCGGCACGGCCGTGTGCCAGCAGAATATTTCCAAGATTAAAATGGGCGGCCTTATTAACCGGATCGATCCTGAGCGTCTTGATATAATATTCGGCAGCTTCCGGAATCCTCCCCTGCTCCTGAAATGATGTTCCCAGATTAAAGTAAGCCTGGCTAAATTCCGGATCGATTTTGATTGCCCGCAAGTATTGATCCTCGGCCTCTTTGGCCTTCCCCTGACGTTGCAGGGCAGACCCCAGCTTGGTAAGAATTGCCGGGTCATTGGGGTCGGTTTGCAAGGCTTTTGAATAATGATAAATGGCTTCCTCGGTTCTATTTTGTGTGAATAAAGCAACACCCAAGTTATAATGGGCCTCTTTAAAGTCAGGATCGATCTGTAAGGCTCTATCATACTTATCAATAGCATCGGCAATTTTCCTCTGACCCTGCAATGCATTTCCAAGCCCTACAAGCGCCTCCTTATTATTCCGGTCCCCACGCAGTGCCGCTAAAAAATAATCAATAGCGCCTTTATTTTGTCCGCGTTCGTTCAGGATATTTCCCAGATTGATATGCGCTTTTTTAAAAGTTGAATCAATCCTCAACGCTATTAAATAATGCTCGATAGCCTTTTCTTTAAGGCCCTGCTTGTTCAATGCATTTCCCAGATTATTATGCGATGAAACATCAGCTGGATTAATTTGCAGCGCAGTTAAATAATGGTTGATGGCTTCCGGTATTCTATTAATATCAAACAGTTCAACCCCCAAGTTATTGTGTGCTCTCTGGTTTTTAGGGTTTTTAGATACAACATCCGACCAGAGCGTAATGCCGTCTCGCCAAACCCGATTGCGCAGATACGTGGCCGTTCCAAGAGACAGGATCATCAGAACCATTGCGAGATGAACCAATGTCCGCTTCTTTAAAAAAAATTGAAACAGCAATTCGGCCATTAACAGCGCAAAACTGAACATCGGCAGATAAAGCCGGTGTTCAAAGAGAGCATCCTTTATCGGGACAATGCTGGATTCTACCGACAGAGCGATAAAGAATCCGAAAATACTAAAACTGATCAGCGGCCGCTTTTTCAGGCTCCATACTCCGATGGCGATTATACCTGCTAAAAACAAAAATGCTGCCGGTGTCAGACCGTCAAAAAACCCGCTTTTAAAAGGATACAGATAGTCAAGATTCTGACCGACAGGCAAAAACAAGAGCCGGATATAGATGACCAACACATTGAATTGGGTGCAGAGGTAACTCCACCGGCTAACGGTCTCGGTCTCCGCCATAAGTCGCGAGACGTCTTCAAGCAACCCTCTGCCTTCAGGGCCACCCTGAAAAAAGGCCGAAACTGATAAGACGAAAATCATGAACACCATTAACAGCCCGCCGATCCACGGCAGCTTTTTTTTCCACCCCTGCCGGGTTCGATCAATCAGCAGATACTCGGCCAGCAGGATTGTCAGCGGCAAAGTGGCCGTGTTCTGCTTGCTTAAAAAGGCCAGCACGCCGCAAAAAAATGACAGGGCGTATAACCCTATAAATGCTTTGGATTCGGTATGTGTTTGTGGAACCGTTTTAGCTTTTTTCTTTTTAGATTGAACCGCAGGGGCTGCCTGCTCCTTGCTGCGCTGCTGGATGATTCTGGCCTTTAGATAAAAGAGTAACGAAGCCAGATAAAACAGGGCGGCCATTGATGCATACCGCTGGGCCGTGTAAGTAACCGCCTGGGTCTGGAGGGGATGCGCCGCAAATATCAGGGCCGCCATCAGGGCCTTCAAACGATTCATGGAATCGGGATTTGCCGGGGTTGAAAGGGGTGACCTGTCTTCACTTTTAGAGGAAATGACCGGATCTTGTAATTTTGATAGCTGCATGAAAATTGTTAAGGCAAGAAAATAGACAAGGAATCCGTTTAACAAGTGGATGATAATGTTGACAAGATGATAGCCGAATACATTCAGTCTTCCAAATTCATAATTTAAAGCAAAGGTTAAATCGACAATTGCCCTGGGCCTTATAAGTTGAACTAATGAAAAATAGTTGGACGCATCCCTGATTTTTTTGTTTTCTACAATCGATGTGATATCATCAAAGACAAACGACGCGTGATAGATGTTGCTGTAGATGACAGCAGTCGTTAGGGCAATTAAAACAAATGCAAGCCATGGGCGAGAGAGATACTTATTCATGATTGAAGCCCTTCAATATATACCAAGACCGGCTGAGGTATTCGTATAACGCTTCTGAAGAAACGCACAGACTGCCGGCTGAGGGGATAAATGACTCGATATTTACAGAGATCGCCTCGCCGGTATAATCCGAAGGCGCTGGAATGACATCAAAACCCACTTTCCGATGAAGAATGACCGATCGTCCCATGTGGCGGGCATGGGTAACCAGAATGATCTTTTTTCCTCTTTTTAATATTTTTAACAGATTCAATGCACCCTCATACGTATTTTTCGAATCCTTTTCCAGGACCAGCTCATCCGGCTTTACGCCGATGTCTAGAGCTGTTTGCGCCAATACGCCGCCAAGCGAAACCCCGGGTTTTGAAGGGTCGGCTATGCCGCCGCAAATCACCAGGCGGGGAATGTTAAATTGTCGATAAATCTTTATGCCATGTACCAGCCGTTTTAAAGATTCTGAACCGGGAACCTGCCCCAACCCCACATGGGAAAGGTCCTTTGCACCGGATGAAAGGACCACGACCGCATCAATATCTTTCATATTCTCCGCAAGTGGTGGATATGCACTTTCAAGCGGTCCGATCATGAAATTCGCCACCAGGCTCGTACTTAATAAATATAGCGCCGACAAGCTCAAGATGATCAGCAATTTGCCGCTTTTTCTGTATTTCAATCCCATCAGGAGCGCACCGATAATAACCAAAATCAACAGGCTTGACGGCGGCAATATCAGTTTTAAAACAGTTCTGGCCCATACAAACACGATCTTCATTCCTCCGAAAACAGAGAAATATTCCCCCTCCGTCTATGATAACTATTAAGAGTAGCGGCAGAAAGGGACGTGTTATTTAATAGCCATCATTACATCAAAGGTTTTATGGTAAAATATTATTTTTGTATAACCGATAACGCTTTTTTTAATTCTAAATAGTAATTCCACTTGCCAAAGTAAATTAGATATTTCAGAAACCAATCATTAGGCTTCCCTTTTTTTACTAGTCCACTCCGGATTATTGGATAGGGACCTTCATAATAATACCCTATGATCCTTAAAGGAGGAAACCATTTTTGAAAAAAATACAGGGCAGAATGTTGCAGCTTTATAGTTTTGGGAAATAATTTTCGTTTTGACATATCTATTCCTGAAACTCGATATGTTGTTTTTCTCCATTTTATTGGTATTTTTATATTTAAGCCTGCAAACTTTTCGAATCGCCATGGTCCATAATTTAAACTGTCATCTATCATAATTTTTAATATTTGAGCAAAACGTTGAAGGTTCCAAAAAGCTGGGTGAAGAGAAAATTTGTATTTA contains these protein-coding regions:
- a CDS encoding tetratricopeptide repeat protein; the protein is MNKYLSRPWLAFVLIALTTAVIYSNIYHASFVFDDITSIVENKKIRDASNYFSLVQLIRPRAIVDLTFALNYEFGRLNVFGYHLVNIIIHLLNGFLVYFLALTIFMQLSKLQDPVISSKSEDRSPLSTPANPDSMNRLKALMAALIFAAHPLQTQAVTYTAQRYASMAALFYLASLLFYLKARIIQQRSKEQAAPAVQSKKKKAKTVPQTHTESKAFIGLYALSFFCGVLAFLSKQNTATLPLTILLAEYLLIDRTRQGWKKKLPWIGGLLMVFMIFVLSVSAFFQGGPEGRGLLEDVSRLMAETETVSRWSYLCTQFNVLVIYIRLLFLPVGQNLDYLYPFKSGFFDGLTPAAFLFLAGIIAIGVWSLKKRPLISFSIFGFFIALSVESSIVPIKDALFEHRLYLPMFSFALLMAELLFQFFLKKRTLVHLAMVLMILSLGTATYLRNRVWRDGITLWSDVVSKNPKNQRAHNNLGVELFDINRIPEAINHYLTALQINPADVSSHNNLGNALNKQGLKEKAIEHYLIALRIDSTFKKAHINLGNILNERGQNKGAIDYFLAALRGDRNNKEALVGLGNALQGQRKIADAIDKYDRALQIDPDFKEAHYNLGVALFTQNRTEEAIYHYSKALQTDPNDPAILTKLGSALQRQGKAKEAEDQYLRAIKIDPEFSQAYFNLGTSFQEQGRIPEAAEYYIKTLRIDPVNKAAHFNLGNILLAHGRADEAVAHYNEAIRSDPDFFEAHNNLAAALMRIGNIDEAILHFKEVLRITPDNVNARRNLDRAMARRDRNK
- a CDS encoding YdcF family protein, whose product is MKIVFVWARTVLKLILPPSSLLILVIIGALLMGLKYRKSGKLLIILSLSALYLLSTSLVANFMIGPLESAYPPLAENMKDIDAVVVLSSGAKDLSHVGLGQVPGSESLKRLVHGIKIYRQFNIPRLVICGGIADPSKPGVSLGGVLAQTALDIGVKPDELVLEKDSKNTYEGALNLLKILKRGKKIILVTHARHMGRSVILHRKVGFDVIPAPSDYTGEAISVNIESFIPSAGSLCVSSEALYEYLSRSWYILKGFNHE